From Streptomyces sp. NBC_01754, a single genomic window includes:
- a CDS encoding MFS transporter, whose protein sequence is MRRTTHEQRSGEPSGPEKDRSAGVVPVLAFAGITVAVMQTLLVPVIKDLPALLDTDPAAATWVMTATLLAGAVATPIMGRLGDLYGKRRMLLSSLAVMVVGSLVCASTDDLVVMITGRALQGFAMGAIPLGIGIMRDVLPHERLGSAMALMSSSIGVGGGLALPAAALVAQHADWHALFLASAGLGVLAMALTVLVVPESALRAPGRFDLPGALGLSLGLVCLLLPVTKGGDWGWGSPLTLGLIAASLVILLLWGLFELRSPTPLVDLRTSARREVLLTNLVSVMVGVAFYAVSLVLPQLLQLPASTGYGLGQSMVVAGLCVAPLGLTMMFVAPLYARISARRGPKTTLILGMLVIAVGYGAGLGLMSAAWQTVLIAVVLGAGIGLAYSSLPALIIGAVDVSETGAANGLNTLMRSIGTSLSSAVIGMVLANTSMRMGSVDVPTMVGFRTSFMIATGAVLVGLVLAAFLPSPRAGRPVLLASSADDARAASSSAVRSAVISAPERRTVAPSSADGTRPSP, encoded by the coding sequence ATGCGACGGACGACACACGAACAGCGATCCGGGGAGCCCTCCGGCCCGGAGAAGGACCGGAGCGCCGGTGTCGTCCCCGTCCTCGCGTTCGCGGGCATCACCGTCGCGGTGATGCAGACCCTGCTCGTCCCGGTCATCAAGGACCTGCCCGCCCTGCTGGACACCGATCCCGCCGCCGCGACCTGGGTGATGACCGCCACCCTGCTCGCCGGAGCCGTCGCGACCCCCATCATGGGGCGTCTCGGTGACCTCTACGGGAAGCGGCGGATGCTGCTCTCCAGCCTCGCCGTGATGGTGGTCGGTTCGCTGGTCTGCGCCTCGACGGACGACCTCGTGGTCATGATCACCGGCCGGGCGCTCCAGGGCTTCGCGATGGGCGCGATACCGCTGGGCATCGGCATCATGCGCGACGTGCTGCCGCACGAGAGGCTCGGCTCGGCGATGGCGCTGATGAGCTCCTCGATCGGCGTGGGCGGCGGGCTGGCCCTGCCGGCCGCGGCCCTGGTGGCGCAGCACGCCGACTGGCACGCGCTGTTCCTCGCCTCGGCCGGGCTCGGTGTCCTGGCCATGGCCCTCACCGTGCTCGTCGTCCCGGAGTCCGCCCTGCGCGCTCCCGGACGCTTCGACCTGCCCGGGGCGCTCGGGCTCTCCCTGGGCCTGGTCTGCCTGCTGCTGCCCGTGACCAAGGGCGGCGACTGGGGCTGGGGCTCGCCGCTCACGCTCGGGCTGATCGCCGCGTCCCTGGTGATCCTGCTCCTGTGGGGGCTCTTCGAGCTGCGCAGTCCCACGCCGCTGGTCGACCTGCGGACCAGCGCGCGCCGCGAGGTCCTGCTGACCAACCTGGTCTCGGTCATGGTCGGTGTCGCCTTCTACGCGGTGTCGCTGGTGCTGCCGCAGCTGCTCCAGCTGCCCGCCTCCACCGGTTACGGCCTCGGGCAGTCGATGGTGGTGGCCGGGCTCTGCGTGGCGCCGCTGGGGCTGACGATGATGTTCGTGGCCCCGCTGTACGCCCGTATCTCCGCCCGCCGCGGCCCCAAGACGACACTGATCCTGGGCATGCTCGTCATCGCCGTCGGTTACGGGGCGGGGCTCGGCCTGATGAGCGCCGCCTGGCAGACCGTGCTGATCGCCGTGGTGCTCGGCGCCGGGATCGGGCTCGCCTACTCCTCGCTGCCCGCCCTGATCATCGGCGCCGTGGACGTGTCCGAGACGGGTGCGGCCAACGGCCTCAACACCCTCATGCGGTCGATCGGCACCTCGCTGTCGAGCGCGGTCATCGGCATGGTGCTCGCCAACACCTCGATGCGGATGGGCTCGGTGGACGTCCCCACCATGGTGGGCTTCCGCACCTCGTTCATGATCGCGACGGGTGCGGTGCTGGTCGGCCTGGTCCTGGCGGCGTTCCTGCCGTCGCCCCGGGCGGGACGTCCGGTCCTGCTGGCGAGCAGCGCGGACGACGCCCGCGCCGCCTCGTCGTCCGCGGTGCGGTCCGCCGTGATCAGCGCGCCGGAGCGTCGAACCGTGGCGCCGTCGTCAGCAGACGGGACACGTCCGTCCCCGTAG
- a CDS encoding response regulator transcription factor has translation MPQDHRPARSVRLLLAEDQGMMRSALALLLGMEPDFEVVAQVEAGDRIVEAALASRPDVALLDIELPGRSGLDAAAELREEVPDCRVLILTTFGRPGYLRRAMEAGAAGFLVKDGPVGDLAKAIRQVLAGETVVDPALAAAALGAGPSPLTARERDALNAAVDGATVADIAAKLHLSESTVRNYLSSAIGKTGTRNRMEAVRAARQQGWL, from the coding sequence ATGCCGCAGGACCACCGCCCGGCCCGGTCCGTACGTCTGCTGCTCGCCGAGGACCAGGGCATGATGCGCAGCGCGCTCGCCCTGCTGCTCGGCATGGAGCCGGATTTCGAGGTGGTCGCCCAGGTCGAGGCCGGGGACCGGATCGTGGAGGCGGCGCTCGCCTCGCGTCCCGATGTGGCCCTGCTGGACATCGAGCTTCCGGGCCGCAGCGGTCTGGACGCCGCCGCCGAGCTGCGCGAGGAGGTGCCCGACTGCCGGGTGCTGATCCTGACGACGTTCGGCAGGCCGGGCTATCTGCGGCGGGCGATGGAGGCGGGGGCCGCCGGGTTCCTGGTGAAGGACGGGCCGGTCGGGGATCTGGCGAAGGCGATCCGGCAGGTGCTCGCCGGGGAGACCGTGGTCGATCCGGCGCTGGCCGCAGCGGCCCTGGGGGCGGGCCCGAGCCCGCTGACCGCCCGGGAGCGGGACGCGCTGAACGCCGCCGTGGACGGGGCGACGGTCGCGGACATCGCGGCGAAGCTGCACCTGTCGGAGTCGACGGTACGCAACTACCTCTCGTCGGCCATCGGCAAGACGGGCACCCGCAACCGCATGGAGGCGGTTCGGGCGGCCCGTCAGCAGGGCTGGCTCTGA
- a CDS encoding ABC transporter ATP-binding protein, whose protein sequence is MMQTTGKQPTGRTAAAHGRTGPAVVFSAAVKTFGTAGSTVRAVDCVDLVIERGETVALLGRNGAGKSTTIGLLLGLDTPDSGTVRLLGRTPESAVRAGLVGAMLQEGRPIPRVTVRELVSFVASTYPRPLPVAEALALAGVTTYAHRRVDKLSGGQTQRVRFAVALAGDPELVVLDEPTAALDVEARRAFWESMRSFTGRGNTVLFSTHYLEEADGNADRIVVLDRGRIVADGSGEALRHAAAGRGAAGGGQVSVDLTDGGAEGLELLPGVLGVEVRGGRALLRTEDPDATVVELARLGAVRGIEVDRVTLEDAFLSLTSPSPSPSLSPERIAERIAEHPEETV, encoded by the coding sequence ATGATGCAGACAACGGGGAAACAGCCCACGGGAAGAACGGCGGCGGCGCACGGGAGGACCGGTCCCGCGGTCGTCTTCTCGGCAGCGGTCAAGACGTTCGGCACGGCGGGGAGCACCGTCCGGGCGGTGGACTGCGTCGACCTCGTCATCGAGCGCGGCGAGACGGTCGCCCTGCTGGGGCGCAACGGTGCGGGCAAGTCCACCACCATCGGGCTGCTGCTCGGTCTGGACACCCCGGATTCCGGCACCGTACGGCTACTCGGCCGCACCCCGGAGTCGGCGGTGCGCGCCGGGCTGGTCGGGGCGATGCTCCAGGAAGGCCGGCCGATCCCCCGGGTGACGGTCCGTGAGCTGGTCAGCTTCGTGGCGTCCACCTACCCGCGCCCGTTGCCGGTGGCCGAGGCGCTCGCGCTGGCCGGGGTGACCACCTACGCGCACCGCCGCGTCGACAAGCTCTCCGGCGGCCAGACCCAGCGGGTCCGGTTCGCCGTGGCCCTGGCGGGCGACCCGGAGCTCGTCGTGCTGGACGAGCCGACGGCCGCCCTGGACGTCGAGGCGCGCCGCGCGTTCTGGGAGTCGATGCGGTCGTTCACGGGACGGGGCAACACGGTCCTGTTCTCCACCCACTACCTGGAGGAGGCGGACGGGAACGCGGACCGGATCGTCGTCCTGGACCGGGGCCGGATCGTGGCGGACGGCAGCGGGGAGGCGCTCAGGCACGCGGCAGCGGGCAGGGGCGCGGCGGGCGGTGGCCAGGTCTCCGTCGATCTCACGGACGGCGGGGCGGAGGGTCTGGAGCTGCTGCCGGGCGTGCTCGGCGTCGAGGTGCGCGGGGGCCGGGCCCTGCTGCGTACGGAGGATCCGGACGCAACCGTGGTGGAGCTGGCCCGGCTCGGCGCCGTACGCGGCATCGAGGTCGACAGGGTGACGCTGGAGGACGCCTTCCTCTCCCTGACCTCGCCCTCCCCCTCCCCCTCCCTCTCCCCCGAACGGATCGCCGAGCGGATCGCCGAGCACCCCGAGGAGACCGTCTGA
- a CDS encoding ABC transporter permease: MFAYIVLEIRRTLRDTAFLVLGTGMPVLMYLLFTNLGGAADYGDWKAASMVGMAAYGALVSAMSIGTGIASDKSLGWLRQLRVTPLGPGRAVVGRAVSGAVTVLPTVVAVLLAGALVNGVRLAVWQWVFLVLLLWTGALPFSLLGIGNGYRLTPQGTGVVNMACLMGFAIIGGLWFPLEAFPGWLGSIGEFTPAYGFAELGRSVVAEQLPAAGPVAMLGTWLLVFGAYAVTSYRRSARTV, from the coding sequence ATGTTCGCCTACATCGTGCTGGAGATCCGGCGCACCCTGCGGGACACCGCGTTCCTGGTCCTCGGGACCGGGATGCCGGTGCTGATGTATCTGCTCTTCACGAATCTGGGCGGGGCCGCCGACTACGGCGACTGGAAGGCCGCGTCGATGGTCGGTATGGCGGCGTACGGGGCACTCGTCTCGGCCATGTCCATCGGTACGGGCATCGCCTCGGACAAGTCCCTGGGCTGGCTCCGGCAGTTGCGGGTCACTCCGCTGGGGCCCGGCCGAGCGGTGGTGGGCCGGGCGGTCAGCGGTGCGGTGACGGTGCTACCGACCGTGGTGGCGGTGCTGCTGGCGGGGGCGCTGGTCAACGGCGTGCGGCTGGCGGTGTGGCAGTGGGTGTTCCTGGTGCTGCTGCTGTGGACCGGCGCGCTGCCCTTCAGCCTGCTCGGTATCGGCAACGGCTACCGCCTCACCCCGCAGGGCACGGGTGTGGTCAACATGGCCTGTCTGATGGGGTTCGCGATCATCGGCGGACTGTGGTTCCCGCTGGAGGCGTTCCCTGGTTGGCTGGGCTCGATCGGTGAGTTCACCCCGGCGTACGGCTTCGCCGAGCTCGGTCGGTCGGTGGTGGCCGAGCAGCTCCCGGCGGCCGGTCCGGTGGCGATGCTGGGCACGTGGCTGCTGGTGTTCGGCGCCTACGCAGTGACCTCGTACCGTCGGTCCGCACGGACCGTGTGA
- a CDS encoding sensor histidine kinase, producing MSFAAHLIRPVKGPRRGARLRRPGPPGPYTLLPWLLLGLGAFSDLWQGETPNPWIGGLGLLAFNSLYVSVVFRGFDRRRRGSATSYRLLVAMGAIAFSLAIGYAGNWLLFLPLFSLACGTILRGRWLGAGLIALALCASAVATWRGDHSSESWTIGYGTFISGAVTAAILTLSETVMELRATRQELARSAVEQERLRFSRDLHDLLGHTLSVIVVKSEAARRLAPHDLDAALAQVDDIESVGRQALTEIREAVTGYREVSLATELERACSALTAAGIEPVVHRSGPPLAPGTEALLGWVAREAVTNVVRHSGATRCVLTVGSTPDRARLTVTDDGTGPVDTSGPVGGTGLKGLAERLAAAGGSLESGPGRDGGFSVVAELPYEDAYEGEYEGQGSAAASGDY from the coding sequence ATGTCCTTCGCAGCGCATCTGATCCGCCCCGTCAAGGGTCCCCGCCGTGGTGCACGGCTCCGGCGGCCGGGCCCTCCCGGGCCGTACACCCTGCTGCCGTGGCTGCTGCTGGGGCTGGGCGCCTTCTCCGACCTCTGGCAGGGCGAGACGCCGAACCCCTGGATCGGTGGCCTGGGGCTCCTCGCCTTCAACTCCCTCTATGTGTCGGTGGTGTTCCGGGGCTTCGACCGCCGCAGGAGGGGCAGCGCCACCTCGTACCGGCTGCTGGTCGCCATGGGCGCGATCGCCTTCTCCCTCGCGATCGGCTACGCGGGAAACTGGCTGCTGTTCCTCCCCCTGTTCTCCCTGGCCTGCGGCACGATCCTGCGGGGCCGGTGGCTCGGGGCCGGGCTGATCGCCCTGGCCCTGTGCGCGAGCGCCGTGGCCACGTGGCGTGGCGACCACTCCTCCGAATCGTGGACGATCGGCTACGGGACCTTCATCTCGGGCGCGGTGACGGCGGCGATACTCACTCTGTCCGAGACGGTGATGGAGCTGCGGGCCACCCGGCAGGAGCTGGCCCGCAGCGCGGTGGAGCAGGAGCGGCTGCGCTTCTCCCGTGACCTGCACGACCTGCTGGGGCACACGCTGTCGGTGATCGTCGTGAAGTCGGAGGCCGCGCGCCGGCTCGCTCCCCACGACCTGGACGCCGCACTCGCACAGGTCGACGACATCGAGTCGGTGGGGCGTCAGGCGCTCACCGAGATCCGTGAGGCGGTGACCGGTTACCGGGAGGTCAGCCTGGCCACGGAGCTGGAGCGCGCCTGCTCGGCCCTGACCGCCGCCGGGATCGAACCGGTCGTCCACCGGTCGGGCCCGCCGCTCGCACCCGGGACGGAGGCGCTGCTGGGCTGGGTGGCGCGGGAGGCGGTCACCAACGTCGTACGCCACAGCGGCGCGACCCGCTGCGTGCTCACGGTCGGCTCGACGCCCGACAGGGCCCGGCTGACCGTCACGGACGACGGTACGGGCCCGGTGGACACGAGCGGCCCGGTGGGCGGTACGGGGCTGAAGGGCCTGGCCGAACGCCTCGCCGCCGCAGGAGGCTCCCTGGAATCGGGCCCCGGCCGGGACGGCGGCTTCAGCGTCGTGGCGGAACTCCCGTACGAGGACGCATACGAGGGCGAGTACGAGGGCCAGGGCTCGGCGGCGGCATCGGGGGACTACTGA
- a CDS encoding helix-turn-helix domain-containing protein, producing the protein MNRKDLNPDSSPQAAFGARLRLAREERGWTQEELGEHVGYSGTHLSSVETGRKFPTLRLVRGLDRVFGTGGTAEAFEREWREIRHGSLLEGFPEFVGYEGRAAEIRLYEVGVIPGLLQTPEYASVLADSAVKRRAITPDQARERVTLVAERQAALARSNPPLVFALLDESCIRRPIGGPEVMDAQLEHLERFAELPNTVFQVVPFEMGERRPFNLPITVLTMSDRSLMSYAESAQQGHLERESTSVVPLLTAYHQLQAEAPSQASSVVKIRQLRKGTP; encoded by the coding sequence GTGAACCGTAAGGATTTGAACCCCGACAGCAGCCCGCAAGCCGCCTTCGGGGCACGTCTACGCCTCGCACGCGAGGAACGCGGCTGGACGCAGGAGGAGTTGGGGGAACACGTGGGCTATTCCGGCACCCATCTCTCCTCCGTCGAAACTGGCCGCAAGTTTCCGACCTTGCGTCTCGTGCGGGGGCTCGACCGCGTGTTCGGTACGGGCGGCACGGCGGAAGCGTTCGAGCGGGAGTGGCGCGAGATCCGGCACGGGAGTCTGCTGGAGGGCTTCCCCGAGTTCGTCGGGTACGAAGGCCGGGCGGCGGAGATCCGGCTGTACGAAGTGGGCGTCATCCCTGGGCTGCTTCAGACCCCGGAGTACGCGTCCGTACTGGCGGACAGCGCCGTGAAGCGCCGGGCGATCACGCCCGACCAGGCGAGGGAGCGGGTGACGCTCGTCGCCGAACGGCAGGCCGCGCTCGCCCGGTCCAACCCGCCGCTGGTCTTCGCCCTGCTGGACGAGAGCTGTATCCGAAGGCCCATCGGCGGACCCGAGGTCATGGACGCGCAGTTGGAGCACCTGGAGCGGTTCGCCGAGTTGCCGAACACCGTGTTTCAGGTCGTGCCGTTCGAGATGGGGGAGCGGCGTCCGTTCAATCTGCCGATAACTGTGCTCACCATGTCGGACCGGTCCCTGATGTCATATGCCGAATCCGCCCAACAGGGCCATCTTGAGCGGGAAAGTACTTCCGTAGTCCCCCTGTTGACGGCCTACCATCAGTTGCAGGCCGAGGCGCCCTCCCAGGCGTCCTCCGTGGTCAAGATCCGCCAGCTGCGAAAGGGCACCCCGTGA
- a CDS encoding DUF397 domain-containing protein, which produces MTTESPRWFTSSYSDNGGQCVEVAVNLAASCGVVPVRDSKVRSGPVLGVASGAFAAFVAGVKAGQFGTG; this is translated from the coding sequence GTGACGACCGAATCCCCCCGTTGGTTTACGTCCTCGTACAGCGACAACGGTGGCCAGTGTGTGGAGGTCGCCGTCAACCTTGCCGCGTCGTGTGGTGTGGTTCCCGTCCGTGATTCCAAGGTTCGGAGTGGTCCGGTGCTCGGTGTGGCCTCCGGTGCGTTCGCCGCGTTCGTGGCGGGTGTGAAGGCAGGGCAGTTCGGCACCGGCTGA
- a CDS encoding ABC transporter substrate-binding protein gives MSLRRRGTAAVGLAVTAALTLSACGGDGAGGSSDADAGGDKKAAVATGGKDFGDAAKKTAEFGTDAKAGEFPRTLTHAMGSTELKAAPRRVVVLDVGEFDNVVSLGVKPVGFAPSEGDAAIPSYLEKNAGSPKNVGTINNLNLEAIAGLKPDLILGSQLRAADKYDELSKIAPTVFSIRPGFTWKENYLLNAAALDKSAEAKAELDAYEAKAAELGEDIGPDKPTVSMVRYLPDRIRLYAKASFIGTILEDVGLPRPKNQQIDDLAAEISPENMDQADADWIFTGVYGDPKATKRDTARSNPLWKNLEAVKSGRAKDVSDETWYLGLGVTSADLVLDDLRADLVN, from the coding sequence ATGTCCCTTCGACGCCGCGGCACAGCCGCAGTGGGCCTGGCCGTAACCGCCGCCCTCACCCTCTCGGCCTGTGGTGGCGACGGGGCGGGCGGTTCGTCGGACGCCGACGCGGGCGGCGACAAGAAGGCGGCCGTCGCCACGGGAGGCAAGGACTTCGGCGACGCGGCGAAGAAGACGGCGGAGTTCGGCACGGACGCGAAGGCCGGTGAGTTCCCCCGCACGCTGACCCACGCCATGGGCAGCACCGAACTCAAGGCCGCGCCCCGGCGCGTCGTGGTCCTGGACGTCGGCGAGTTCGACAACGTCGTCTCGCTCGGCGTGAAACCCGTAGGCTTCGCGCCCTCCGAGGGGGACGCGGCCATCCCCTCGTACCTGGAGAAGAACGCGGGCTCCCCCAAGAACGTCGGCACCATCAACAACCTCAACCTCGAGGCGATCGCGGGTCTGAAGCCGGACCTGATCCTCGGCAGCCAGCTGCGCGCGGCCGACAAGTACGACGAGCTCTCCAAGATCGCGCCGACGGTGTTCTCCATCCGCCCGGGATTCACCTGGAAGGAGAACTACCTTCTCAACGCCGCCGCGCTCGACAAGTCCGCCGAGGCGAAGGCGGAACTGGACGCCTACGAGGCCAAGGCCGCGGAACTGGGCGAGGACATCGGCCCGGACAAGCCGACCGTCTCGATGGTCCGCTACCTGCCGGACCGTATCCGGCTGTACGCCAAGGCGTCCTTCATCGGCACGATCCTCGAGGACGTCGGCCTGCCCCGTCCGAAGAATCAGCAGATCGACGACCTCGCCGCGGAGATCAGCCCCGAGAACATGGACCAGGCCGACGCCGACTGGATCTTCACCGGCGTCTACGGCGACCCGAAGGCGACCAAGCGCGACACCGCCCGCTCCAACCCGCTGTGGAAGAACCTGGAGGCGGTCAAGTCCGGCCGCGCCAAGGACGTCTCGGACGAGACCTGGTACCTCGGCCTCGGCGTCACCTCCGCCGACCTGGTCCTCGACGACCTCCGTGCCGACCTGGTGAATTGA
- a CDS encoding Nif3-like dinuclear metal center hexameric protein, which translates to MPRLSEVIAELDALWPPERAEGWDAVGTVCGDPDAAVDRVLFAVDPVRQIAEEARALGAQLIVTHHPLYLRGTTTVAASTFKGRVVHELIKHDIALHVAHTNADTADPGVSDALAGALDLRVTGPLVPDPTDPGGRRGLGRICEFDHPETLRDFAARAAARLPATAQGIRLAGDPDALVRRVAVSGGSGDSLFGAVRAAGVDAFLTADLRHHPASEAVQHSPLGLVDAAHWATEWPWCEQAAAQLDAISDRHGWDLRVHVSTRVTDPWTTHHSSGAPN; encoded by the coding sequence GTGCCCCGTCTGTCTGAAGTCATCGCCGAGCTCGACGCCCTCTGGCCCCCCGAGCGGGCCGAAGGATGGGATGCGGTCGGCACCGTCTGCGGCGACCCCGACGCGGCGGTGGACCGGGTCCTCTTCGCCGTCGACCCGGTGCGGCAGATCGCCGAAGAGGCCAGGGCCCTCGGCGCCCAACTGATCGTCACCCACCACCCGCTCTACCTGCGGGGTACGACGACGGTCGCCGCCTCCACCTTCAAGGGCCGGGTGGTGCACGAGCTGATCAAGCACGACATCGCCCTGCACGTCGCGCACACCAACGCCGACACCGCCGATCCCGGGGTCTCCGACGCCCTCGCCGGCGCCCTCGACCTGCGGGTCACCGGGCCCCTCGTGCCGGACCCGACCGACCCCGGTGGCCGCCGCGGCCTCGGCCGGATCTGCGAGTTCGACCACCCCGAGACCCTCCGCGACTTCGCCGCCCGCGCCGCCGCCCGGCTGCCCGCCACCGCGCAGGGCATCCGGCTGGCAGGCGACCCGGACGCCCTCGTGCGCCGGGTAGCGGTGAGCGGCGGCTCCGGCGACAGCCTCTTCGGCGCCGTACGCGCCGCCGGTGTGGACGCCTTCCTCACCGCCGACCTGCGCCACCACCCGGCCTCCGAGGCCGTCCAGCACTCGCCGCTCGGCCTGGTCGACGCCGCGCACTGGGCCACCGAGTGGCCCTGGTGCGAGCAGGCGGCCGCGCAGCTCGACGCGATCTCCGACCGCCACGGATGGGACCTGCGGGTCCACGTCTCGACGCGGGTCACCGACCCCTGGACCACCCACCACTCTTCTGGAGCCCCCAACTGA
- the pepE gene encoding dipeptidase PepE has product MNLLLLSNSTQYGRGYLEHALDTVTSFLPENARLAFVPYALADHDTYTARVRGALEPSGITVRGVHENTDPVAELAMSDAVFIGGGNSFRLLDALYRTGLREAVRDAVHDGLPYMGASAGTNMAAPTLRTTNDMPIVQPPSFGTLGLVPFQINPHYLDPDTDSTHKGETREERLTEFLEENDVPVLGLREGSWLRVRGGEAHVQGARPARLFTRDEAPRELATGTDVSRLLTTAPRFDAPAR; this is encoded by the coding sequence GTGAATCTGCTGCTGCTCTCCAACTCCACCCAGTACGGCCGCGGTTACCTGGAACACGCGCTCGACACCGTCACGTCGTTCCTGCCGGAGAACGCGCGCCTGGCCTTCGTGCCGTACGCCCTCGCCGACCACGACACGTACACCGCCCGCGTCCGCGGCGCCCTTGAGCCGTCCGGCATCACCGTGCGCGGGGTGCACGAGAACACCGACCCGGTCGCCGAACTCGCCATGAGCGACGCCGTGTTCATCGGCGGTGGCAACTCCTTCCGGCTGCTCGACGCCCTGTACCGCACCGGCCTGCGCGAGGCCGTACGCGACGCCGTACACGACGGGCTGCCCTACATGGGCGCCAGCGCCGGGACCAACATGGCCGCCCCGACGCTCCGTACGACCAACGACATGCCCATCGTGCAGCCGCCGTCCTTCGGGACGCTGGGCCTGGTGCCGTTCCAGATCAACCCGCACTACCTCGACCCGGACACGGACAGCACCCACAAGGGCGAGACCCGCGAGGAGCGGCTCACCGAGTTCCTGGAGGAGAACGACGTCCCCGTGCTCGGCCTGCGTGAGGGTTCCTGGCTCAGGGTCCGGGGCGGCGAGGCGCACGTCCAGGGGGCCCGGCCCGCTCGGCTGTTCACCCGTGACGAGGCACCGCGGGAGCTCGCTACGGGGACGGACGTGTCCCGTCTGCTGACGACGGCGCCACGGTTCGACGCTCCGGCGCGCTGA
- a CDS encoding MFS transporter, producing the protein MTVMADVSTPPGRLPTRSRTRTWAVVVAACTGQFLVVLDVSVVNVALPSMRTDLAMSGSGLQWVVNAYSIAFAGFMLLGGRAADIYGRKRMFLTGLGLFTAASLAGGLAQEGWQLLAARAGQGLGAAVLSPATLTILTAAVPEGPARTRAIGTWMAVGAGGGAAGGLIGGILTDALSWRWVLLINVPIGALVLVGAALWLAEGRAGDRRRVDLAGAVLVTVGLATVAYGIVQTEAAGWSAPDTLVPLLGGVALLGLFVLVEAHTAAPLMPLRVLGVRAVASANVAMLLMGSATFCMWYFMTVYAQNVLDYTPLEAGLALMPTSAAVVLGSKAAPRLMARIGAKSLAVTGVLVAAAGFGWQSTMGPDGAYLTTICVPGILMMAGAGLASTPLAALATSGAAPGDAGLVSGLVNTSRTMGGALGLAVLSTVAAARTGGSTGAAELTAGYALAFRTATTVLLGGAVLMLVWLPGRLPGQATRRVERSGDAAEPRRGNGVAVGTPVGTPQGPGRGTGAAVGGAAGDGTGEGATNGSATRSADG; encoded by the coding sequence ATGACGGTCATGGCTGATGTCTCCACGCCCCCAGGGCGGCTTCCCACCCGATCGAGAACCCGCACCTGGGCCGTGGTCGTGGCCGCCTGCACCGGTCAGTTCCTCGTCGTCCTCGACGTGTCCGTCGTCAATGTGGCCCTGCCCTCGATGCGCACCGACCTGGCGATGAGCGGGTCCGGGCTCCAGTGGGTCGTGAACGCCTACTCGATCGCGTTCGCCGGATTCATGCTGCTGGGCGGGCGTGCCGCCGACATCTACGGCCGCAAACGGATGTTCCTGACCGGGCTCGGCCTCTTCACCGCGGCGTCCCTCGCGGGCGGGCTCGCCCAGGAGGGCTGGCAGCTGCTCGCCGCCCGGGCCGGCCAGGGACTGGGCGCCGCGGTCCTCTCCCCGGCGACGCTCACCATCCTGACCGCCGCCGTCCCCGAGGGCCCCGCCCGCACCAGGGCGATCGGTACCTGGATGGCGGTCGGCGCGGGCGGCGGAGCGGCCGGCGGACTGATCGGCGGGATACTCACCGACGCCCTGTCCTGGCGCTGGGTCCTGCTGATCAACGTGCCCATCGGCGCGCTGGTCCTGGTCGGCGCCGCCCTGTGGCTCGCGGAGGGCCGGGCCGGCGACCGGCGCCGGGTCGACCTGGCGGGCGCGGTGCTCGTCACGGTGGGACTCGCGACGGTGGCGTACGGCATCGTGCAGACCGAGGCGGCGGGCTGGAGTGCCCCGGACACCCTGGTGCCGCTGCTCGGCGGAGTGGCCCTGCTGGGCCTCTTCGTCCTGGTGGAGGCGCATACGGCCGCCCCGCTGATGCCGCTGCGGGTGCTCGGGGTACGGGCGGTGGCCTCCGCCAACGTGGCCATGCTGCTGATGGGCTCGGCCACCTTCTGCATGTGGTACTTCATGACCGTCTACGCCCAGAACGTCCTGGACTACACGCCGTTGGAGGCCGGTCTCGCCCTGATGCCGACCTCCGCCGCCGTCGTCCTCGGCTCGAAGGCCGCCCCCCGGCTGATGGCCCGCATCGGTGCGAAGAGCCTCGCGGTGACCGGCGTGCTGGTCGCCGCCGCCGGCTTCGGCTGGCAGTCGACGATGGGGCCCGACGGTGCCTACCTCACTACCATCTGCGTGCCCGGCATCCTCATGATGGCCGGGGCCGGGCTGGCCTCCACCCCGCTGGCCGCGCTGGCGACCTCCGGCGCGGCACCCGGCGACGCCGGACTCGTCTCGGGTCTCGTCAACACCTCCCGCACGATGGGCGGAGCGCTGGGCCTGGCGGTGCTGTCCACGGTCGCGGCGGCCCGCACCGGGGGCTCCACCGGGGCGGCGGAGCTGACCGCCGGCTACGCCCTGGCCTTCCGCACGGCCACGACGGTGCTGCTGGGCGGGGCGGTGCTGATGCTGGTGTGGCTGCCGGGACGTCTGCCGGGGCAGGCCACGAGGCGCGTGGAGCGCTCCGGTGACGCGGCGGAGCCCCGGCGTGGCAACGGTGTGGCGGTCGGGACCCCGGTCGGGACGCCGCAGGGGCCCGGCCGGGGGACCGGCGCAGCGGTCGGCGGAGCTGCCGGGGACGGGACCGGGGAAGGGGCCACCAACGGCTCCGCGACCAGGTCCGCGGACGGCTGA